One Skermanella pratensis genomic window, TTGGTCACGATCACCGGCCGGCCCATGGCCTGGGCCTCGACGATGACACGGCCGAAGGCCTCCGGATCGCTCGACGCGGAGACCACCACGTCGGCCAGCATATAGGCGGCCGCCATGTCGTTGCAGTGGTCCACCAGCCGGACGACGCCCTCCAGCCCCAGGCGGCGCACCTGCTCCTCCAACTCCTGGCGATAGCCGGCGCGGCCCTGGTCGGAGCCGACCATCAGGCAGCACACGTCCTTGCGGCCCAGCCGGGCGAGCGCGTCGATCAGCACGGTCTGGCCCTTCCACCGGGTCAGCCGGCCCGGCAGCATGATCACCTGGTGCCCGTCGGGCAGCCGCCACGCCCGGGCCAGCTGGATCACCCGCTCGGGGCTGACCCGGTCGGGGGCGAAGCTGCCGGCGTCGATGCCGCGGTGGATCACCCGGATGCGGTCCGGGTCGATCCGGTAGTTGGCCAGGATATGGTCGCGGATGAACTCCGAGATGGCGATCACCCGATCGCCCCGCGCCATGACCGAATTGTAGAACAGCTTCGACTTGCCCGAGAAATTGTAAGGGGCATGGAAGGTCGTCATGAACGGCACGCCGGTCCGCCGCGCGGCGCCAAAGGCGCTCCAGGCCGGCGCCCGGCTGCGGGCGTGGACGATGTCGACCCTGTGCTCGCGGATGATCCGGCTGAGCCGGTCGACGTTGCGCCACAGGGTCAGGGGATTCTTGCTGTCGAGCGGCAGCGTGAAGTGGGGGATCCGCCAGCGCTCCAACTCGCGCGCCATGGGGCCGCCGGACGATGCGACCAGCGGCGTGCCGCCGGCCTGGTGCAGCGCCGCCGCCACGTCGATCGCGCCGCGTTCCGCGCCGCCGGTGACGAGCGCCGGCAGGACCTGGAGGACGACGGGCCGGCCCGGCGCGCGGCCCGCCTCATTCCTCCCGGTCTCATCCCGCCCGGCTTCCTCCCGCCCGGAGTTGTCGTGCGGCTCCGCCGTGTTAAAGTCGTGTGCCCCGCTCATGGATTCTTTCGATATGACCGATCTGAACGCTTCGCCCGAAAATACCCTGGCGCATGAAGGCGCCACCATAGCCTATCGCCGCACGGAAGGAAGCACTCCCGGCGTCATCTTCATGGGAGGATTCAAATCGGACATGACGGGCACCAAGGCGGTCGCCCTGGAAAGCCTCTGCAGCCGCCGCGGCACGGCGTTCGTCCGGTTCGACTACCAGGGCCACGGCACGTCGAGCGGCCGGTTCGAGGAAGGCTCGATCGGACTGTGGTCGCGTGACGCGCTCGCCGTGTTCGACCGGCTGACGGAGGGGCCGCAGGTCGTCGTCGGCTCCTCCATGGGCGGCTGGATGATGCTCCTGACGGCGCTCGCCCGGCCGGAGCGTGTCGCGGGCCTGGTCGGCATCGCCGCGGCGCCCGATTTCACCGAGGACCTGATCTGGTCCACCCTGGACGAGGGCGACCGCGCCACGCTGATGGAGACCGGCGCCTTGCTGAAGCCCTCCGACTACGGCGATCCCTATCCCTATACCCGCCGTCTGATCGAGGACGGCCGGGACCACCTGCTGCTGCGCGGGACCATCCCGCTGACCTGCCCGGTGCGCCTGCTCCACGGCATGCGCGACGCCGACGTGCCCTGGCGCACCAGCCAGCGCATCGCGGAGCGGCTGGCCGGCGACGACGTGAGGATCACCCTGGTGAAGGACGGCGATCACCGCCTGTCCCGCGACCAGGACATCGCGCTGTTGTGCCGCACCGTCGGCGAGTTGCTCGACGGGCTCAGGACCTCCTGATCGACCCCAGCGCCAGCAGCACCAGTCCCGGAGCCGCCAGCACCAGCGCCGCCGGCCACAGCAGGACGGTCAGCAGCCCGGGATCCCACAGCTCCGGCGCCAGATAGCGCTGCACCACCGCCTGCATCAGGTTCAGGCTGCCGGGATGCAGCCGGTACCACAGCTCGCCCGCGGCGGAGAGATGCAGGCCGCCGCCGGCTGCCGCCATCCCGCTCCACTGCCACAGATCCCAGCCCAACGCCGCGAGCCCCGCCAGCAGCAGGACCCCTCCGATCACTCTCAGGACGACCACCCGTTCCTCACCGCTTATTGACGCCGTGCCGGAACATGCGCCGCCACCCCGGGAGGCGCAACCGGACCCTTCTTCACTTTCTCGGGAGCCGATGTGAACGAAGCACTTGAATCCACCCCCGCCGTTGAGTATTTTCCGCGGCCTTGATGGAGGGGTGGCCGAGTGGTTGAAGGCGCACGCCTGGAAAGTGTGTATACCAGAAATGGTATCGCGGGTTCGAATCCCGCTCCCTCCGCCATGACCCCCAGCACCTTTTAACATACTGATTTATAAGGGTTCTGGAAGAGGCCAGCAGGGGACCGGGGTGACACGTTTCCCCCTTGCCTCTACCGCCTTCAGCGCCAGCGTTCTGCACTGGCGTTTAACCTAACTACCACTCACAGAAAAAGCCTGCCATGAACCCAAGGGAACCGGGGAACGTGGCAGGCCCTTTTTCCGTGTTTAGGGACCGTTGGAAGTGTTCTAATCGCGCTGCAAACTCAAACACATGGTTGCATTTAACGTCATCAATACAAAGGAGATGCGGATAGAGGCTGAACAATGATTTTATTATTCATTATTATTATCTTAGCGATACTGATTGCTATAACGGGTATTGCAGCAGTTGCTCGGGTTATGGGAGTAGCTTTTTACAGCCTGTTCGATTTTGTACCGGGCACCGTGATCGGCCCTGAGAACGGTGCGGACCGGCGCACCCACCAGCTGGTTGGCCGAGCTTCCATCTCCACCACCGACATACTCTCTCGCCGTCGTAGCACAGATCGGGAGCGCAGCACCTTCCGCCCGACCTTCAAAGGCGGAAGTGGCGGATGATCGTCCCGGCGAGGAGATCCTGCGCTTTGCCGGCAGCCCCGGGTGCCCGGGCGATGATCAGGTCATGGACAGGCAGGACCGGCAAACCATCGTCCTGCCCGAGGATCCTCATGGCATCGGTGACGCGGGCGCGGTCGAGGATGCCGACGGCGAAGCCGCCCTCGATCGCCGCCTCGATGGCGGCCGAGCCTGAGCTTGTCACAACCGTTCGCCACGAACGGCCGATCGCCGCCAAGGCATCGACCGCGGCGGCCCGGTAAGGGCAGCCGGAGCCGTGCAGAGCGAGGGGCACCGGGATATCCGCGGGGAGATGGAGTCCGGCGCCTGCGACCCATACCGGTTGCGTCGTGCCGAAAGCTGTGCCGCCGGGCTGGCGTGACTGGCCCGCGGGCTCCACCACGACGACGAGATCCAGGCTGCCGCGCTCCAGCCGGTTCGCAAGCTCGCCGCTCGAACCGGTCTCGACCTCGAGTTCGACAGCGGGATGTTCCGCCGAGAAGAGAGGCAGCGCGTCGCGCAGCAGCCTGTGGGCATATTCCTCGGAGACGCCGAACCGCAACCGCCCGGTGGCTGCGGATGCGTCGAAGCTCGCGACGATCCGGTCATGCGCCTGCAGGAACTCGACGGTCTGGATCAGCAGGCTCCGTCCGGCGGGGGTCAGCGTCACCCCCTGGTTGTCGCGGTCGAACAGGCGCCGGCCGGCAAGCTCCTCGAGGCGGCGAACATGCGTGCTGACGGCCGAGGGGCTGCGGTTGAGATGGAGCGAAGCCGCACGGAACTGCCGGAAACGGGCAATGGCGTGGAAGGTGCGAAGAAGCTCGATATCGAGGGGCGGCGGCATAGTTTAAGATTTTCGCATTACTGGTTGATATAGTTTCGTTTGATTGAACGACCCTGTCACCCGAATGTCAAGTCCATGACGGGAAGGAGCAAAGTCATGGGCAAGACGGTCATGGGCAAGACAGTCATGGGCACGGTAAACGCAGGAGGTACCGCAGGGCGTGGGGAAAACGCAGCGGGCCGCGCCGCTCCCTCGGCATTCGTGCTTTTCGGGCTGCAGGCGGCCATGGTCGTCGCCTGGAGCGCGGGTTTCATCGGCTACCGCTTTGCGGCTGAGCATGCGCCGACGTTCCTGGTCACGTTCTGGCGCTTCGCGCTGGCGGTTCCGCTCCTGCTGCCCTTCGCCTTGCCGGCTCTCCGCGCGGCGCCGCGGGCAGCAATGGGTCGTCAGGCGCTGATCGGTGTCTTTGCCATCTGCGGCTATCTGGCGCCGATCGCAAAATCCATCGAGTACGGAGTCCCGGTGGGGCTGGCCGCGCTGGCCGCCGACCTGCTACCCCTGGCGGTCGCGGGAATGTCGATGTTCCTGCCGGGACGGCGAACAGGCGGGCTGCAATGGGTGGGCGTCGGCATCGGTGCCCTTGGCGTCGTGACCGTGGCCGGCGAAAGCTTCCGGCTGGGTTCGGCACCGGTATGGGCTTATGGCTTGCCCGTGCTGGGCATGCTGTCGCTGGCTGTCGCAACGCTGATCCAGGAGAGGATCGGCGGAACCGACCTGTCCTTGCCGATTTCGGCAACGCTCTTCATCCAGGTCTGTGTCAGCGTGCCGGTCTTCGGCATCCTGGCTCTGCTCGAGGGCGGCATCGCACCCGTCGTGAGTCCGGCATTCGGATTGAGCCTCCTGTGGCTCGTGCTGATCCCGACGCTGGGGGGATATGGACTGTACTGGGCCTGTCTCCGCCTCGGTTCGGCCGAGAGCGCGAGCGGAGCGCTCTATCTCAGCCCACCAATAACGATGATCTGGGCGCATGCCGTGTTCGGTGAGCCCCTGTCCCTGACGATGGCCGTCGGCATGTGCCTCTCGCTGATCGGCTTGTTCTACATCAATCGCGAGGCAGGTCGCGGTGCCTCCAGGCAGGGCGCCTCAAGTTAGGCCGGAATCATCCCGACTGTTTCCGGGATGGCTTCGGCTTCCGACGGCAGGCGGCCGGATCACCGGATAACCGCAGGTCCCTACCAGGTCAGAGCCTGCACCTGCCTGATGACGCCGATGTCGTCCAGCTTCCGGTCGGCCTGGGCTTGGCTGAAGATCAGGAACAGTTGGTTGAGCCTGCTCGCCAGCGGGCCGGTGGTCGGGCGCGGAAAGGTCATGCCGGGGATGGCGTCGGCCAGCCTCTGCCGGATGTCGCGGATCTCCACGACCGCCTTGTCGTCCAGCCCTCCTTGAGCAGAGGCCGTCAGGCTAGCCGCCCTGACCAGATGTTCCGCCACTTCCCTGTCGTTCATGGGCCGATGGCAGGGAGCGGAAGGGAGGTCGGCGGAGACCGCTTCCGACTCCGTGGCCTCCTGGGGGGAGAGGAACTGAAGTAGAGGGCTGAGATGCGCCATGAGTATGTCGGCCGAACTGACAATAACTCCGGACCGCCCGTTGATTGACTGGAGTTTCGCGGCATGCTTCTCGATCAGGATGCGCGCCTTCGCCATCGAGCACGCAGCAACGGGTTTCGTGATATCTGTCACGACATAGACGGGAATATGCCTGATCGAAGAAAAGCCCACGATGACCCCCTCTTGTGTTGCGCGCCTACTGTGTCAAAGAACTTTTTACGAGAGATTAAAGACAACTCGAATGCAGATGGAGTCGAAGCGCCGCATGCCGACGCACCATCGCGCCGCGGCCGCGGCAAATAGCCCTTGACCTTCCCACGACTGGAAGGCCCATCCATATGGGCTTACAGGAGATCCGAGAGGTCAGCCATGGCTTACGCCGCAATCCGAACCGACAATTCACCCGACGCCGGGCAGGCGGAATTCGACCTGTCGATCGAGGGCATGACCTGCGCCTCGTGCGTGGGCCGTGTCGAGAAGGCGCTGCGCCGCGTGCCGGGCGTCACCGAGGCGTCGGTCAACCTGGCGACCGAGCGGGCGCACGTGGTCGGCAGCGGCCTCGACGGAAATACCCTGGTGGCCGCGGTGGACCGTACCGGTTTCCGGGCCGCCCCGATCGTCGCCGAGGAGGCGGGCGCCGGCATGAGGGCGGCGGACGAGGCGCGCGGGCGGTCCAGGCACGACCTGACGCGGGTGCTGATCGCCTCGGCCCTGTCGCTCCCGCTGGTCGCCGGCATGGTCGGCGACCTGGCCGGGCTCGACGTGATGCCGCCGGGCTGGCTGCAGTTCGTGCTGGCGACTCCCGTGCAGTTCTGGCTGGGCTGGCGGTTCTACGTCGCGGCCTTCAAGGCGGTGCGCGCGGGCGCCGGCAACATGGACCTGCTGGTCGCCATCGGCACCTCGGCCGCCTGGGGGCTCAGCACCTATCTGCTGCTGGACGAGTATCTGGCCGCCCCGGACCCGGCGGGCCACGGCGGCCACGCGCCGCACCTCTATTACGAGGCGTCGGCCGTGCTGATCACCTTCATCCTGCTAGGCAAGTGGCTGGAGAGCCGGGCCAAGGGCCAGACCGCCGCGGCGATCCGGGCGCTGATGGACCTGCGGCCCGACACCGCCCGCGTGCGCCGCGACGGCGTCGAGCGGGAAGTGGCGGTCGAGCGGGTCCGGGTTGGCGACATCGTGGTGGTCCGCCCCGGCGAGCGCATCCCGGTGGACGGAAGGGTACGCGAGGGCGAAGGCTCGGTCGACGAAAGCATGCTGACCGGCGAGAGCCTGCCGGTGGAGAAGGCGCCGGGCTCGGCGGTCACGGGCGGGTCGATCAACGTGGACGGCATGCTGGCGGTGGAGACCACGGCCGTCGGATCGGAGACCATGCTCGCCCGCATCGTCCGCATGGTCGAGGGCGCCCAGGCGTCCAAGGCGCCGATCCAGCGGACGGTGGACCGGGTCAGCGCCGTCTTCGTGCCGGTCGTGCTGGTGATCGCCGCCGTGACCTTCGCCGCCTGGTGGGCGCTCGGCGGCGACCTGGAGGCGGCGATCCTGACCGCCGTGTCGGTGCTGGTGATCGCCTGCCCCTGCGCGCTCGGTCTCGCCACCCCGACGGCGATCATGGTCGGCACCGGGTCCGCCGCGCGTCACGGCATCCTGATCAAGGACGCCGAGGCGCTGGAACGGGCCCATGCTGTCACCGTCGTCGCCTTCGACAAGACCGGCACCCTGACCGAGGGCAAGCCGCGGGTGACCGACCTGGTTCCCGCGTCGGGCGTCGATCGCGGCGACGTGCTGCGGCTGGCGGCCTCGCTGCAGCAGGGCAGCGAGCATCCGCTGGCCCGCGCCGTGCGCGACTTGGCCGATGCCGAGAGTGCGGCGCCAGTGCCGGCGACCGGCTTCAAGGCGCTCGCCGGGCGCGGCGTCTCGGGCCGGGCCGAGGGCCGCTCCCTGCTGCTGGGCACCCGCCGGCTGCTGGCCGAGACCGGGATTGCGCCGGGATCGCTGGCGGAGGCGGCGGACGCCCTGGAAGCGTCGGGCCGCACGGTGTCCTGGCTGGCCGAGGCGGCGCCGGAATCCCGCGTCCTGGGGCTGGTCGCGTTCGGCGACACGGTCAAGGCGGGCGCCCGGGAGGCCGTCGCGGCGCTGCATGCCCAAGGGATCGAGGCCGTGATGGTCACCGGCGACAGCGCCGGCGCGGCCGGCGCCGTGGCGCGGGAACTGGGGATCGACCGGGTCTTCGCCGAGGTGCTGCCCGGCGACAAGGCCGACGTGGTGGCCCGGCTGAAGGCGGAGGGGAAGACCGTCGCCATGGTCGGCGACGGCATCAACGACGCGCCGGCCCTGGCCTCGGCCGATGTCGGGATCGCCATGGCGACCGGCACCGACGTCGCCATGCACACTGCCGGCGTCACGCTGATGCGCGGCGATCCCGCCCTGGTGGCGGGTTCCCTCGACGTGTCCCGACGGACCTACGCCAAGATCCAGCAGGGGCTGTTCTGGGCCTTCGCCTACAATGTCGTCGGCATCCCGCTGGCGGCGCTGGGCTATCTCAGCCCCATCCTCGCCGGCGGCGCCATGGCGCTCAGCTCCGTCAGCGTCGTCGCCAACGCGCTGACCCTGCGGGGCTGGACGCCGAAGCAGGACGGAAGATGACTATGGGTATTCTGGTAGGTCGGCTTCGGCCGCAGGCCGACGCCGACACCATGGCCGGCGCGTTGATGAGCGGTGTCGGCGTTCGCCCTGGCGGGCGAAGGCCGACCTACGCATTGCTCACCGGAGCGCTAGATGCTGTAGTCGGGTTCCGGAAGGCTCTGGTCCATCGCCAGGGCCGCCGCCGGGCCGCTGCACCAGCCGACGACCTTGGCCGGCACGCCGACCACCGTGGCGCACTCGGGAACTTCCTTCAGCACCACGCTGCCGGCGCCGACCTTGGCGCCCCGGCCGATCACGATGTTGCCCAGGATCTTGGCGCCGGCCGACAGCAGCACGCCGTCGCGCACCTTGGGGTGCCGGTCGCCGTGCTCCTTGCCGGTGCCGCCCAGGGTCACCTCCTGGAGGATCGAGACGTTGTTGCCGATCTCCGCCGTCTCGCCGACGACCAGGCCGGTGCCGTGGTCGATGAAGACGCCGCGCCCGACCGGAACCGCCGGGTGGATGTCGATCGCGAACACCTCGGACACGCGGCTCTGCAGGAAATGGGCGAGGCTGTGGCGATTGTGGGTCCACAGCCAGTGGCCGATCCGGTGCCACTGGAGCGCGTGGAAGCCCTTGAAGTAGAGGAACGGCGTCAGATAGCTGTCGGCGGCCGGGTCGCGCTCCAGAATCGCGATCAGGTCGGCGGCGCCGGCATCCACGATGTCCGGGTCTTCCGACAGGGCCTCGTGCGCCAGCCGCTCCAGCCGCTCGGCCGGCATGTTGCGATCGCCCAGCTTGTGGGCGAGCAGCGCCGCCAGCGCGCCGGCATAGTCGTCGTGGAACAGGACGGCGCCATGGATGAAGCCGCGCAGGATCTCCTCCTCCGAGGAGATGCGGACCGCGTCGGCACGCAGAAGGCCCCAGACCATGTCGCTGGCGCGCGGGGCGGGGCGGGAAGCCGCTTCATCCCCTGGCGCGGCGAATTCAGGTACTGCAAACTGTACTTCACTCATGGACCCGTTGCTCCCAAGCGCGGCGATATCATGACGGGACCGCGCCGCGACGGCCGACATAGGAACGGAAAATAAGGTCTTCCGATCCTGACGCAATGTCGATCGTCACAGCCGATGGAAAAGTCGTTATACTTAATAAAGAGGATTGCCATGGCTGCCGGTTGCTGCAACGGCGGATGCTCCTCCACCAAGCCTCCGGTGGACAAGACCTATCGCCGCGTCCTGTGGACGGCCCTGGCGATCAATGCCGGGATGTTCCTGACCGAGCTGGCGGCGAGCGCCGCGGCCGATTCGGTCTCGCTTCTCGCCGATTCGGTCGATTTCCTGGCCGACGCGGCGAACTACGCGATCTCGCTGCTGGTGCTCGGCATGGCGCTCCGGTGGCGCGCCCGCGCCGCCCTGCTGAAAGGCGTGTCGCTGGGAGCGGTCGGGCTGTGGGTGGCGCTCCAGACCGCCTGGAACGCCTTCAACCAGACCGTCCCCGAAGCCGGGATCATGGGGGCCATCGGCGCGCTGGCGCTGGCGGCCAACATCGCCTGCGCGCTGCTGCTCTATTTCCACCGGGAGGGCGACAGCAACCGCCGCTCCGTCTGGATCTGCTCGCGGAACGACGCCATCGCCAACCTCGCCGTGATGGCCGCGGCCCTGGGCGTGTTCGGCACCGGCACCGGCTGGCCCGACATCGCCGTGGCCGCCATCATGGCGACGCTGGCGGTCTGGGGCGCCTCGCAGATCATCCGCCACGCCCGGGAGGAGCTGGCCGGCATCGCCCCGGCCATCCCGGCAGTGAAAATACACAACGTTCTGGCGGAATAAGTTCAATTCACAAAGACGATACCCAGCCGGCCGGCGTTCCTGTAGCTTGGCGGCCATGACCCACCGGGGACACGGAACCCCGCGGGCAGGCCAGAAGAGAGGAACCGCAAGCCATGAGCGCCACCGGCAAGACCCCCGGCTCACCAAAGCCCGACTCACCAAACCCCGGCGCCCCGCACCCCGAGACCCTGGTGCTGCATGCCGGATACCGGTCCGATCCGGCGACCGGCGCCGTCGCCGTGCCGATCTACCAGACCACGTCGTACCAGTTCGAGCACACCGAGCACGCCGCCAACCTGTTCGCCCTGAAGGAACTGGGCAACATCTACACCCGGATCATGAATCCGACGACCGACGTGCTGGAGAAGCGCATCGCGGCCCTGGAAGGCGGAGTGGCGGCCTTGGCGGTCAGCTCGGGCCAGGCCGCCTCGGCCCTGGCGGTGCAGAACCTGGCCCGGGCGGGCGACAACATCGTCAGCTCCACCAACCTGTACGGCGGGACCTGGAACCTGTTCGCCAATACCCTGAAGCAGCAGGGCATAGAGGTCCGGTTCGTCGATCCGGCCGACCCGGAGAATTTCCGCCGCGCCACCGACGAGCGCACCCGCGCCTACTATGCCGAGACGCTGCCCAACCCCAAGCTGACCGTGTTCCCGATCCGCGAGGTGGCCGACATCGGCCGGCCGCTGGGCATACCGCTGATCGTGGACAATACCGCTGCCCCGATCCTGGCCCGTCCGTTCGACCACGGCGCCGCCATCATCGTCTATTCGACCACCAAGTATATCGGCGGCCACGGCACCTCGATCGGCGGCATGATCGTGGACAGCGGCGGTTTCGACTGGGCGGCCAACCCGGAACGCCAGCCGCTGCTGAACCAGCCGGACCCCAGCTACCACGGCGCCGTCTGGGTCGAGGCGGTCAAGGGGATCGGCCCCGTCGCCTACATCATCAAGGCGCGCACCACCCTGCTGCGCGACCTCGGCTGCGCGCTCAGCCCGTTCAACGCCTTCCAGATCCTCCAGGGGCTGGAGACGCTGCCGCTCCGAATCCGGGAGCACAGCCGGAACGCGGCCTCAGTCGCCGACTATCTTTCCAAGCATCCCGCCGTGACCAAGGTGATCTACCCCGGCCTCCAGCAGGGGGACGAGCGCAGGTGCGCCGACGCCTACCTCAAGGGCGGATACGGCGGCCTGGTCGGTTTCGAGCTGCAGGGCGGCCGCGAGGCGGGCCGGCACTTCATCGACAGCCTCAAGCTGCTCTACCACGTCGCCAACATCGGCGACGCGCGCAGCTTGGCGATCCACCCCGCCAGCACCACGCACTCGCAATTGTCCATCGAGGAGCAGTTCGCGACCGGCGTCAGCGAAGGCTATGTCCGCCTGTCCATCGGCATCGAGCATATCGACGACATCATCGCCGACCTGGACCAGGCCCTGGGCGTGGCGAGCGGTCAGCATCGTTGACTACGTAATCTCTATTGATTTGGTCGTGATTAGCATGGATGATGGTCGGAGTTGAGAACGGATTAACGACGGAGGAGGCATGCCGATGGATGCGACGATCATTCCCCTGACGTCGCGCCGGAGCAGTCAACCGGGCGCGGAACCTGACTTCAACCCCGACCGCCATCTGGCCCTGGAGCCGCCGGCCTGGTCGCTCGACCTGTCCTCCCGCGAGGTTGCGGGACGGCGGCACCGGCCTTCGATCACGGCCCCATTCCGGGTGCTCAGCCGGGAAGGCATCGCCACGGCGGCGCGGCGCGGCGCCTCCGCCAGGTTCCTGGCCGGTCTGGCGCGGCATCCCGCCGTCGCCGACGCGGTCGGCGGACTGATGGGAGTTCCCGTGGTTCCCGCCCCGGTCCCGACGGGCCAAACCTGCGACCTGATCCTCAGCCTGACCGACGACGGCGCCTGGCCGGCGGGCTTCGGCATGCTCCAGCTTCCCGGCACGGTATTGCGCCAGACCGGCCGGATGCCGTCCGCCCATGCCCGCCTGACCTTCATCACGGAAGACGCCGAGATCAGCCTCCGCGACCTGGAAGCGGGCCTCGGCGACGCGGAACGGGCGCGGGTCGCCTGGATGCGCCACAAGGCGCTGGTGTCACACCGCAAGCTGGGACGGCTGCTGGACAGCCCCGATGCCGGATGCGACCGGCGGACCCTGGCCCACGACCTGTGGGACGCCCTGTCCGACGCGGAGCAGGCGCTGGAATCGCTGTCGTCGGAGTCGGAAGGGCTCGATATCTTCTACGCCAACTGAAACCGGCCGGGGAAACCCCCGGCCGTCCGGATATCATACCGCATTCAGAAGATTCTGACTCTTGAAGAGGCTGGCTAGGGCTGGTGAAAGGTTGCTACCGGGGCTTGCAGGAGCAGGCAGTTTGTGATTCGGTTTCACTGCGGTGATTTACGGAGGAACAGGATGGTGGCTGTTGCGATCCGGCGAGACATTGCGGCGGGCGACTTGCGACGGCAGGTTCGCCTGGAGCGGGACGGTCGGGTTGCCAGTCGGCTCCTGGCGCTGGCGGCGGTGCTCGATGGCGTCAGCCGTGAGCAGGCCGCTCGCCTCGGCGGAATGGATCGGCAGACCCTGCGGGACTGGGTTCACCGCTTCAACGAAGCGGGTGTGGAAGGCCTACGCGACCGTACCCGACCCGGTCGGCCTTGCCTACTGGCCGAGGAGTTGCTCCCGGAGTTGGCAGCCTTGATCGCCGACGGTCCGCAGATTGAGCGCGATGGTGTGGTGGAGTATCGCCTGTCGCATATCCGCGAGCTGTCCCGGCGTCATTTCGGCGCTGACTACAGTCAGGGCGGCATGCACGCTGTGCTGCGTCGGATGGGCTTTTCCTGGCTGAAGCCCCGGCCGATCCACCCCAGGACCGACCTGGCTGCCCAGGAGGCGTTTAAAAAAACTTTGCCCAGACGGTGGCGAGCATCCAGGATCAGCATCCCAACGCCGAGCGGGTGGAGGTCTGGTTCCAGGACGAGGCCAGGGTTGGCCAAAAAGGCTCGCTGACCCATCTGTGGGCACCAACTGGCACGCGGCCGAGGGCGGTGCGTGACCATCGCTTCAAGTCCGCCTACATCTTCGGCGCGGTGTGCCCGGAGCGGGATACCGGTGTGGCCCTGGTGGTTAGCCGAGCCAGCACCGAGGCGATGAACCTCATGCTCACCGAAATCAGCCAGGCAGTCGGCGACACGGCGCACGCCGCCGTGCTGATCGACGGAGCCGGCTGGCACAGCGCAAACGATCTCATGGTGCCGACCAACATCACCCTCGTCCCGTTGCCGCCCTACAGCCCAGAGCTCAATGCCATCGAGCGTCTGTGGCAGGTCATGCGAGACACCCTGCTCTCACACCGCCTGTTCACCGATCTCAACCACATCATCGAGGTCTGCTGCACAACCTGGAATGCTCTCCTTAACCAGCCAGGACGGATCCGATCCACATGCGGCTATGCCTGGGCGGCTCCGGTCAAAATTTCCTGAACTTGGTATCAGGCTTCAAAACCTCAAGCCTTGTGCCGCGCCCGGATCTGGGTGCGGTGCATCAGGCGGCGGTACCGGTTGTCGAAGCTGTCGCGGCGGTGCATGGTGACCCGGTTGTCCCACATCACCAAGTCGCCCTTCCGCCAGGAATGCGCCCAGGTGAACTCGGGCTTGGCCACATGGGCCCACAGCTCGTCCAGCAGGGCCTCGCCCTCCTCGATCGGCAGCCCGACGACGAAGGCGTTCAGCC contains:
- a CDS encoding DMT family transporter codes for the protein MGKTVMGKTVMGTVNAGGTAGRGENAAGRAAPSAFVLFGLQAAMVVAWSAGFIGYRFAAEHAPTFLVTFWRFALAVPLLLPFALPALRAAPRAAMGRQALIGVFAICGYLAPIAKSIEYGVPVGLAALAADLLPLAVAGMSMFLPGRRTGGLQWVGVGIGALGVVTVAGESFRLGSAPVWAYGLPVLGMLSLAVATLIQERIGGTDLSLPISATLFIQVCVSVPVFGILALLEGGIAPVVSPAFGLSLLWLVLIPTLGGYGLYWACLRLGSAESASGALYLSPPITMIWAHAVFGEPLSLTMAVGMCLSLIGLFYINREAGRGASRQGASS
- a CDS encoding alpha/beta hydrolase; protein product: MTDLNASPENTLAHEGATIAYRRTEGSTPGVIFMGGFKSDMTGTKAVALESLCSRRGTAFVRFDYQGHGTSSGRFEEGSIGLWSRDALAVFDRLTEGPQVVVGSSMGGWMMLLTALARPERVAGLVGIAAAPDFTEDLIWSTLDEGDRATLMETGALLKPSDYGDPYPYTRRLIEDGRDHLLLRGTIPLTCPVRLLHGMRDADVPWRTSQRIAERLAGDDVRITLVKDGDHRLSRDQDIALLCRTVGELLDGLRTS
- a CDS encoding heavy metal translocating P-type ATPase, whose translation is MAYAAIRTDNSPDAGQAEFDLSIEGMTCASCVGRVEKALRRVPGVTEASVNLATERAHVVGSGLDGNTLVAAVDRTGFRAAPIVAEEAGAGMRAADEARGRSRHDLTRVLIASALSLPLVAGMVGDLAGLDVMPPGWLQFVLATPVQFWLGWRFYVAAFKAVRAGAGNMDLLVAIGTSAAWGLSTYLLLDEYLAAPDPAGHGGHAPHLYYEASAVLITFILLGKWLESRAKGQTAAAIRALMDLRPDTARVRRDGVEREVAVERVRVGDIVVVRPGERIPVDGRVREGEGSVDESMLTGESLPVEKAPGSAVTGGSINVDGMLAVETTAVGSETMLARIVRMVEGAQASKAPIQRTVDRVSAVFVPVVLVIAAVTFAAWWALGGDLEAAILTAVSVLVIACPCALGLATPTAIMVGTGSAARHGILIKDAEALERAHAVTVVAFDKTGTLTEGKPRVTDLVPASGVDRGDVLRLAASLQQGSEHPLARAVRDLADAESAAPVPATGFKALAGRGVSGRAEGRSLLLGTRRLLAETGIAPGSLAEAADALEASGRTVSWLAEAAPESRVLGLVAFGDTVKAGAREAVAALHAQGIEAVMVTGDSAGAAGAVARELGIDRVFAEVLPGDKADVVARLKAEGKTVAMVGDGINDAPALASADVGIAMATGTDVAMHTAGVTLMRGDPALVAGSLDVSRRTYAKIQQGLFWAFAYNVVGIPLAALGYLSPILAGGAMALSSVSVVANALTLRGWTPKQDGR
- the cysE gene encoding serine O-acetyltransferase; this encodes MVWGLLRADAVRISSEEEILRGFIHGAVLFHDDYAGALAALLAHKLGDRNMPAERLERLAHEALSEDPDIVDAGAADLIAILERDPAADSYLTPFLYFKGFHALQWHRIGHWLWTHNRHSLAHFLQSRVSEVFAIDIHPAVPVGRGVFIDHGTGLVVGETAEIGNNVSILQEVTLGGTGKEHGDRHPKVRDGVLLSAGAKILGNIVIGRGAKVGAGSVVLKEVPECATVVGVPAKVVGWCSGPAAALAMDQSLPEPDYSI
- a CDS encoding glycosyltransferase family 4 protein produces the protein MSGAHDFNTAEPHDNSGREEAGRDETGRNEAGRAPGRPVVLQVLPALVTGGAERGAIDVAAALHQAGGTPLVASSGGPMARELERWRIPHFTLPLDSKNPLTLWRNVDRLSRIIREHRVDIVHARSRAPAWSAFGAARRTGVPFMTTFHAPYNFSGKSKLFYNSVMARGDRVIAISEFIRDHILANYRIDPDRIRVIHRGIDAGSFAPDRVSPERVIQLARAWRLPDGHQVIMLPGRLTRWKGQTVLIDALARLGRKDVCCLMVGSDQGRAGYRQELEEQVRRLGLEGVVRLVDHCNDMAAAYMLADVVVSASSDPEAFGRVIVEAQAMGRPVIVTNHGAVRETVVAGETAWVVPPNDADALAEALGEALELDADQRAVLGERAMAYVNSRFTRDRMCRDTLAVYGELMAERPAAGGAGAGAGSGGPRQA
- a CDS encoding LysR family transcriptional regulator — its product is MPPPLDIELLRTFHAIARFRQFRAASLHLNRSPSAVSTHVRRLEELAGRRLFDRDNQGVTLTPAGRSLLIQTVEFLQAHDRIVASFDASAATGRLRFGVSEEYAHRLLRDALPLFSAEHPAVELEVETGSSGELANRLERGSLDLVVVVEPAGQSRQPGGTAFGTTQPVWVAGAGLHLPADIPVPLALHGSGCPYRAAAVDALAAIGRSWRTVVTSSGSAAIEAAIEGGFAVGILDRARVTDAMRILGQDDGLPVLPVHDLIIARAPGAAGKAQDLLAGTIIRHFRL